The genomic segment AAATATGGGATTATATTGGTAATTGAACGTCACCTTCCTAAAACCCACTTAGATGGAGCAACAATTTTAATTAACAAAGATAATCCAGTTATAGGATTAACTCTTAGATACGATCGATTAGATAATTTCTGGTTTACATTAATGCACGAATTGGCACACATTGCCCTACATTATGATATTGGCATAACTCTTTTTTACGATGAAATCGAAGGAATAAAAACAATTGATATAGATGATAAGGAACGAGAAGCTGATGCATTGTCAGAAGAGTCTCTTTTACCAAGGGCTAAATGGGAAATCAGTCCAGCCAGACTCATTCCGTCTTCTATGGCAGCAAAAAGTTTGGCTAAGGAGCTTGGAGTACATGTGGCTATTATTGCTGGACAAATCAGGCATAAAGGGAATAAGTATGTTTATTTAAATAAAATCGTAAACGAAGCAAAGGTCAGAAAATTTTTCCCTAATCAAGTATGGAATAAACAACATGTTTAATTTTAGACATTATGTACCGATATTAAAATGGAAGCGCGCAGAACAGGGTGCATTAAAAGCATTGACGGAAGAACACAGAAAATATATCACTCCGTTGGTTCAATTCGTAATGCCTAGGCACGAACCAGGGGAGGAGCTTGAAGATGTTATTGCGGAATTTGAAAAACAGGCACCGCAAAAAGCAAAAAAAGTTATAGAAATTTGGGGCTATGATCCAATCTTTGTTGATATTAGTTTGTTACTTACTACACCACTTCAAGTCGAAAGTCTTAATACTATTTTACGAACAGGTTATAAACTTGGAGGTAATTTTATTCCTGTTATATATCTTAATGATGATCAAGAAATTAAAAAAATTGCTTGTACTTTAGCGAAAGAAAACAAAAGCGGCGTATGTTTACGATTAACATGTTCTAACTTTGACTTCCCTGATTTAACGAAACTGAATCAAGATATTATTACGTTTTTATCATCCAGTGGATTGAAAGAGAAAGATATAAATTTATTAGTAGATATTAAAAAGACAAAAGAGAGTGGCAACAAATGTGCTAAATATTTAAACTTAAGCCAACGCATTCCTAATTTATTAAAGTGGCGAACGTTTACTTTCGCGAGCGGTTCTTTCCCCGAAAATCTATCTGAATGTAAAATCGATGAAGACAATTTTATAGCGCGAATTGATTGGAAAAACTGGAAGAACTATGTTGATAATAAAAAGTTACGAAGAAAGCCAGCTTTTGCTGACTACACAATTCAACATCCTATTTATAGAGAGGATTATCAATTTTTTCCTCCAACCACAAGTATTAAATATACATTGGAAAACGAATGGCTAATTATGAAAGGAAAAAAACAGAAATTTGATAAGTACTTAGCTAGTGCAGCATTGTTAGTAAAAACTGAAAAATTTTATGGAGAAAGTTTCAGCGAAGGCGATAAGTATATTGTTGAAAAAGCTAATCATTACCCAAAATATATGAAAGCAAAAGATAGAGGACAAGATATTAAGGGAACAGGAAGTACTGAAACCTGGCTTAGGACTGGTATAAATCACCACTTGGCATTAGTTGCAAATCAGATCGCCAATCTTTCCTAGAAACCAGCAAAGTATATCTTACTCGCTCTTTAAGCGTTTCCGTATCTAATACACTAGCCAATCTCTTATATATTAAATCACGGGGCTTAGAGCGAAATCCCACTGCCATATTCTTTTCTTCTAGAATTTGTAATGCCTCTTTCCTCCACAATAAACGTGCTACAGATATTCCCACTTGTTCTGGATTATTTTCTGCCTTACGAATAGTATAAAAAACCACTTTGTTGTCTGTATTAACTTTTGCAATCATAATACCCCACCAGTCAGGAACAATATTGATTGCCTCGTATAAATGATTTTTTCCAACTATTAAAGTTACTTTATCAAGTGTAGTATTGTATATTTTCATTTGTTCCGGCAAACGGTACAGGGTATCAATGTCACTCTTAAATTCATACCCATGGATTACGCCATTAATAACAGCTATATCAATTCGAGCCGCACCATGAATAATTCCTAGTTCCTCTATAATTCTTGTGCGATGGCTATTCTTATAATGATTTTTTAAATCCTTTTTGAAAGCTTTTCGGATTAATTTATCACTAGTGAGCATGAATTTAGGATCTTTTATTTTAAACAATATCTATTTAACTAAATTACAGTTTTATTTTATC from the Patescibacteria group bacterium genome contains:
- a CDS encoding beta family protein, translated to MFNFRHYVPILKWKRAEQGALKALTEEHRKYITPLVQFVMPRHEPGEELEDVIAEFEKQAPQKAKKVIEIWGYDPIFVDISLLLTTPLQVESLNTILRTGYKLGGNFIPVIYLNDDQEIKKIACTLAKENKSGVCLRLTCSNFDFPDLTKLNQDIITFLSSSGLKEKDINLLVDIKKTKESGNKCAKYLNLSQRIPNLLKWRTFTFASGSFPENLSECKIDEDNFIARIDWKNWKNYVDNKKLRRKPAFADYTIQHPIYREDYQFFPPTTSIKYTLENEWLIMKGKKQKFDKYLASAALLVKTEKFYGESFSEGDKYIVEKANHYPKYMKAKDRGQDIKGTGSTETWLRTGINHHLALVANQIANLS
- a CDS encoding sce7726 family protein yields the protein MLTSDKLIRKAFKKDLKNHYKNSHRTRIIEELGIIHGAARIDIAVINGVIHGYEFKSDIDTLYRLPEQMKIYNTTLDKVTLIVGKNHLYEAINIVPDWWGIMIAKVNTDNKVVFYTIRKAENNPEQVGISVARLLWRKEALQILEEKNMAVGFRSKPRDLIYKRLASVLDTETLKERVRYTLLVSRKDWRSDLQLMPSGDLYQS